Proteins from a single region of bacterium:
- a CDS encoding transporter substrate-binding domain-containing protein, producing MLWRKKSIVFIPLVFLSFTIPSWPDNSKKQKSKTTIVYGGDYDYPPFEYLDKKGNPVGFNIELIKAVGEEAGFNVKVRLDSREAILKDFKEGKVEVIATVHSKQEDNFADYAIANTLIYYLWFSKKGERYLSSLGSLKNLKETVIIQKESFPYYEILSLYPDYNLLLANTEPNALRILKAGKGKYALVSNIIGYYTISLDNMHDIVRASPPLLPVEYCFAVKKGNKLLLDNINQSIAVLASKGVISSLDQKYLSKYRTSTTEAVQVLKWLLVPLSFLFCLILFFVLFLRKVVTRQTKQLNRDIETIRRSEERYLHLFEEAKDIIFTATTEGKILDINPSGIQTFGYTSKEEVLNGFIEKEIYWNPEDRLKILSLLEKDGFIKDYEVEMQKKDGEKLIVRLSATAVKDSKEKFNSYRVIARDVTEQKRLGQQLIQTEKMAALGELISGVAHEINNPLTAMIGFAELILTTNEKIDEEMRQDIKKIYEAAMRVYRITTGLLRFSRKEKPVKKEIKINKLIEEVLEIKEYHLRVKNIKVNKLLQDDIPSISIDENQIEQVFLNIINNAEYAMTQQEKDRVLTIRTSIWNNYLKIEFIDTGPGIPNDIIKRIFDPFFTTKPKDKGTGLGLSVSYGIIKEHGGEIYAENGKEGGAIFTVLLPLRERNGK from the coding sequence GTGCTCTGGCGAAAAAAAAGTATTGTATTTATTCCTTTAGTATTTCTCTCTTTTACAATACCTTCTTGGCCTGACAACTCAAAAAAACAAAAATCAAAAACAACCATCGTTTATGGAGGTGATTATGATTATCCTCCTTTTGAATACCTTGATAAAAAAGGAAACCCGGTTGGTTTTAACATTGAACTCATAAAAGCCGTAGGAGAAGAAGCAGGTTTTAATGTTAAGGTACGATTGGATAGCAGGGAAGCCATATTAAAAGATTTTAAAGAGGGGAAAGTAGAAGTTATTGCTACAGTTCATTCTAAACAGGAAGACAATTTTGCTGATTATGCTATAGCTAATACTCTGATTTATTATCTGTGGTTTAGTAAAAAAGGAGAAAGGTATCTGAGTTCACTCGGGTCTTTAAAAAATTTAAAGGAAACTGTAATAATTCAAAAAGAAAGTTTTCCTTATTATGAGATATTGTCTCTATATCCAGATTACAATTTATTGCTGGCAAATACAGAACCCAATGCCCTTAGGATATTAAAAGCAGGTAAAGGGAAATATGCATTAGTATCAAATATCATAGGATATTATACAATATCCCTTGATAATATGCATGATATTGTTCGGGCAAGCCCCCCTCTTTTACCCGTTGAGTATTGTTTTGCTGTTAAAAAGGGAAATAAATTACTTTTAGATAATATAAATCAATCTATCGCAGTACTTGCTTCAAAAGGTGTAATATCTTCACTTGACCAGAAGTATCTTAGTAAGTATAGGACTTCTACAACAGAAGCAGTTCAAGTATTAAAGTGGTTGCTGGTACCCCTGTCTTTTTTATTTTGTCTGATATTATTTTTTGTATTGTTCCTGCGAAAAGTAGTTACAAGGCAAACAAAGCAGTTAAATAGAGATATTGAAACAATACGGCGGTCTGAAGAAAGATACCTTCATTTATTTGAGGAGGCAAAAGATATTATATTTACAGCGACAACAGAAGGAAAGATCTTAGATATTAATCCTTCAGGTATCCAGACGTTTGGTTATACCTCAAAAGAAGAGGTCTTAAATGGTTTTATTGAGAAGGAAATATATTGGAATCCCGAAGACAGATTAAAAATTTTATCACTTCTTGAAAAAGATGGTTTTATAAAGGATTATGAAGTAGAAATGCAAAAAAAAGACGGAGAAAAATTAATTGTAAGATTGAGTGCAACAGCAGTAAAAGATTCAAAAGAGAAATTTAATAGTTACAGGGTCATAGCGAGAGATGTAACAGAACAGAAACGGTTAGGACAACAATTAATACAGACAGAAAAGATGGCTGCATTAGGTGAATTAATATCAGGAGTAGCCCATGAAATAAATAATCCGCTTACAGCAATGATTGGTTTTGCAGAACTTATACTTACAACAAATGAAAAGATAGACGAAGAAATGAGGCAGGATATTAAAAAGATATATGAAGCGGCTATGCGTGTATATAGAATAACTACAGGTCTTTTAAGATTTTCTCGTAAGGAAAAACCTGTTAAAAAGGAAATCAAGATAAATAAACTTATTGAGGAAGTACTGGAAATAAAAGAGTATCATCTCAGAGTAAAAAATATAAAGGTTAACAAATTATTACAGGATGATATTCCTTCCATAAGTATTGATGAAAACCAGATAGAGCAGGTATTTCTTAATATTATAAATAATGCGGAGTATGCTATGACACAACAAGAGAAAGATAGAGTTCTTACTATAAGAACGTCTATATGGAACAATTATTTAAAAATTGAATTTATAGATACAGGACCAGGCATACCGAATGATATAATTAAAAGAATTTTTGACCCCTTTTTTACTACCAAACCCAAGGATAAAGGAACAGGGCTTGGACTTTCTGTGAGTTATGGGATTATTAAGGAACATGGTGGTGAGATATATGCTGAAAATGGAAAGGAAGGCGGTGCTATTTTTACAGTACTTCTTCCTTTGAGAGAAAGAAATGGGAAGTGA
- a CDS encoding DUF4416 family protein, translated as MDIRKNYQKVKLFCGILYGNEDIVEKTTKKLIEKIGEIDITAGPFPFTYTDYYHKEMGDNLKKRLISFKNLVSLEDSFIWKHITNDIEKVFFTTSEFPRRVNLDPGYLNLSHIVLFSTKDFYHRIYLGKGIFAEVTLYFEKKQFVFLPWTYPDYKSEGYLKFFKELRNIYRKQLKDENLDKDID; from the coding sequence ATGGATATAAGAAAAAACTATCAAAAGGTAAAACTATTCTGTGGGATATTATATGGGAATGAAGATATTGTTGAAAAAACTACAAAGAAACTGATTGAAAAAATAGGTGAGATAGACATTACAGCAGGGCCGTTTCCTTTCACTTATACTGATTATTACCATAAAGAGATGGGTGATAATCTGAAAAAACGGCTTATATCATTTAAAAATCTGGTTTCTCTGGAAGATTCTTTCATATGGAAACATATTACAAACGATATTGAAAAAGTATTTTTTACTACATCAGAATTCCCAAGGAGAGTTAATCTTGACCCTGGATATCTTAATCTTTCCCACATAGTTCTTTTTTCAACAAAGGATTTTTATCACAGAATCTATTTAGGTAAAGGAATTTTTGCAGAAGTTACACTCTACTTTGAAAAAAAACAATTTGTTTTTTTACCATGGACATATCCTGATTATAAATCAGAAGGATATCTTAAATTTTTTAAAGAATTAAGAAATATCTATAGGAAACAGTTAAAAGATGAAAATCTGGATAAGGATATTGATTGA
- a CDS encoding sigma-70 family RNA polymerase sigma factor produces MDEKELIREAQKGNIEAFTTLIRSCENRLKSTAFAMCPKEVEDLLQETYLASFKSIRRFRGNSSFYTWLYRIMLNIAYKKFRKNRQKNLLVRKINKINISYQDISLSDTDKKEIVRNAIAKLPFQYKEVITLYYFEEMSVEEIAQHLNINPGTVKSRLFNARTILKNLVEPK; encoded by the coding sequence ATGGATGAAAAAGAACTGATAAGGGAAGCACAAAAAGGGAATATAGAAGCATTTACAACACTTATCCGTTCCTGTGAAAATCGTCTGAAAAGTACTGCCTTCGCAATGTGTCCGAAAGAAGTGGAAGACCTTTTACAGGAAACATACCTTGCCTCTTTTAAAAGTATAAGACGATTTCGTGGTAATTCTTCTTTTTATACCTGGTTATATAGAATAATGCTGAATATTGCTTATAAGAAATTCAGAAAGAACAGACAAAAAAATCTACTTGTAAGAAAAATAAATAAAATTAATATATCTTATCAGGATATCTCTTTATCTGATACAGATAAAAAAGAAATTGTTAGAAATGCAATTGCTAAATTACCTTTTCAGTATAAAGAAGTTATTACACTATATTATTTTGAAGAAATGTCTGTAGAAGAAATAGCCCAGCATCTTAACATCAACCCTGGCACAGTAAAATCCCGCCTTTTTAATGCACGAACCATCCTGAAAAATTTAGTTGAACCAAAATAA
- a CDS encoding DUF6263 family protein: MKRIVIFLIFFSIIAGLYCEESQPQPAITETAPKTEELKEEPQKYTLIYKFPQGKEIYYQLSMDRKDEFNVAGRRFDAKKKTLVYISQLFEGTDEQGNGLLKVTYLQGWQDNIRIFSQSKEVKVKMSPKGEVLESQGLQEIAAEFLKVLQYNLADYIPGIDRLPVKIDLTKMPSNAFNIYWQAFIFPVPEKPVAVGDIWTREDKNAGVTIQYKLQEVKDGKAYIEVITENNRGSFDGKAVFDIENGYLILNNVNMVTDATGKIVQRAASELTTATGTEVKPADVLPNKTYVNFKMEYVPMEE, translated from the coding sequence ATGAAAAGAATTGTTATCTTTCTAATTTTTTTCTCAATTATCGCTGGTTTATATTGTGAAGAATCTCAACCTCAACCGGCAATAACAGAAACAGCACCAAAGACAGAGGAGTTAAAAGAAGAACCACAGAAATATACATTGATATATAAGTTTCCTCAGGGAAAAGAGATTTACTATCAACTATCAATGGACAGAAAAGATGAGTTTAATGTTGCAGGAAGACGGTTTGATGCAAAGAAAAAGACCCTTGTCTATATATCTCAATTGTTTGAGGGAACGGATGAACAGGGAAATGGTCTTTTGAAGGTAACTTATCTACAGGGATGGCAGGATAATATCAGGATATTTTCACAATCCAAAGAAGTAAAGGTAAAAATGTCTCCAAAAGGAGAAGTTCTTGAAAGCCAAGGACTACAAGAGATTGCAGCAGAATTTTTGAAAGTGCTACAGTATAACCTTGCTGACTATATCCCGGGCATTGACCGGCTTCCTGTAAAAATAGACCTTACAAAGATGCCATCCAATGCTTTTAATATCTACTGGCAGGCATTCATATTTCCTGTTCCTGAAAAACCAGTAGCGGTGGGTGATATATGGACAAGAGAAGATAAGAATGCAGGGGTAACTATACAGTATAAACTTCAAGAGGTTAAAGATGGTAAGGCATATATAGAAGTTATTACTGAAAACAACAGAGGTTCTTTTGATGGTAAAGCGGTTTTTGATATAGAAAATGGATATCTCATATTAAATAATGTAAATATGGTTACAGATGCAACAGGTAAGATTGTTCAAAGAGCAGCGAGTGAGCTTACTACTGCCACTGGTACAGAAGTAAAACCAGCAGATGTTCTACCTAATAAAACATATGTAAATTTTAAAATGGAATATGTGCCAATGGAAGAATAA
- a CDS encoding M48 family metallopeptidase — protein MKRILIVVLFTFLLTGCATYYNPVTEKSEYTIYTEKDEIDMGIAIDKKLQKENKVVETPDYIKEIVEKVSKKSDRPDLKYTVRIIENKEINAFAVPGGFIYLYTGLLEKVESNDEIANIIGHEIGHICARDGINQLQKTLLYSIPASILLKNRSAAIQKAVDTAFTLAMLKYSREQELRADKLGVTYAYYSDYNPEGMISFFRKLQDIEKKSPSLKITFLASHPDIEDRISNVEKVIRELKK, from the coding sequence ATGAAAAGGATATTAATAGTTGTGCTCTTTACGTTTTTGTTGACAGGGTGTGCTACATACTATAATCCTGTTACAGAAAAATCAGAATATACAATATATACAGAAAAAGATGAGATAGATATGGGAATAGCAATAGATAAGAAACTCCAGAAAGAAAACAAAGTAGTAGAAACACCTGATTACATAAAAGAGATTGTTGAAAAGGTGAGTAAAAAATCAGACAGACCTGACTTAAAATATACCGTAAGAATAATAGAAAATAAAGAGATTAATGCGTTTGCTGTACCAGGTGGTTTCATTTATCTTTATACAGGACTACTTGAGAAAGTGGAATCAAACGATGAGATAGCAAATATTATTGGACATGAGATAGGTCATATATGTGCAAGAGATGGAATTAATCAGTTACAAAAGACATTGCTTTATTCAATACCAGCCAGTATATTATTGAAAAATAGAAGCGCTGCAATCCAGAAGGCAGTTGATACTGCCTTTACGCTGGCAATGCTAAAGTATAGCAGGGAACAGGAATTAAGAGCTGATAAACTCGGAGTTACATATGCCTATTATTCTGACTATAATCCTGAAGGTATGATATCTTTTTTTAGGAAGTTGCAAGATATAGAGAAGAAATCGCCTTCACTTAAAATAACCTTTCTTGCCAGTCATCCAGATATAGAAGACAGGATATCTAATGTAGAAAAGGTTATCCGAGAACTTAAAAAATAG
- a CDS encoding alpha/beta fold hydrolase has product MKIWIRILIDTIIIIIALTVILGWRAIMPARMPIYLIPSDIGLPYENIILKTDDGKNLKGWFIFSPKCKGIIICLHGYPANKSDILPVVSFLYPDFSLLLFDFRAHGESEGRITYFGLKEFMDVKAAMDFIKSRKEIKNKKMGIWGYSLGGAVGIIASAKYEGIDAIVSDSAFANFPEMVTYYYKNFGPLKYIFSSLSRLLGRYVFGTDFIKNSPEYFVDKITSPIMIIHSKEDDFVPFEHAQRLFNKASQPKKLWHVEGKHTGLDRAFTSEYQEMVRNFFLQYLKN; this is encoded by the coding sequence ATGAAAATCTGGATAAGGATATTGATTGATACTATCATCATTATTATAGCACTTACGGTAATTCTTGGATGGCGAGCAATTATGCCCGCCAGAATGCCTATCTATCTTATTCCGTCAGATATAGGACTTCCTTATGAGAATATTATTCTTAAAACAGACGATGGGAAAAATCTTAAAGGGTGGTTTATCTTCTCCCCAAAATGTAAAGGTATTATTATATGTCTACATGGTTATCCTGCAAACAAGTCAGATATTCTTCCAGTTGTATCTTTTTTATATCCTGATTTTTCGCTTCTCCTTTTTGATTTTCGTGCACATGGGGAAAGTGAAGGAAGGATTACTTATTTTGGTCTTAAAGAGTTTATGGATGTTAAAGCAGCAATGGATTTTATAAAATCAAGAAAAGAAATTAAAAATAAAAAAATGGGTATATGGGGATATTCTTTAGGTGGTGCAGTAGGTATTATTGCATCTGCAAAGTATGAGGGGATAGATGCTATAGTTAGTGACTCTGCTTTTGCAAATTTTCCAGAAATGGTTACATATTATTATAAAAACTTTGGACCCCTCAAATATATTTTTTCTTCTTTGTCACGCCTTTTAGGGAGATATGTTTTCGGTACGGATTTTATCAAAAATAGTCCCGAATATTTTGTAGATAAAATTACATCTCCTATAATGATTATTCACTCAAAAGAAGATGATTTCGTCCCTTTTGAACATGCACAGCGACTTTTCAACAAAGCATCTCAACCCAAAAAATTATGGCATGTTGAAGGAAAACATACAGGACTTGACCGCGCATTTACATCTGAATATCAGGAGATGGTAAGAAATTTCTTCCTTCAGTATCTTAAAAATTAA
- the dcd gene encoding dCTP deaminase, protein MVVKPDRWIKEMGEKMITPFSPEKVKKGISFGVSSYGYDFILFDEFLIFKGKGPVSPKNLKESDFEKFKGNICTIPPNSFVLGRSAEYFRIPRNVIGICFGKSTYARCGVIVNVTPLEPEWEGHITVQIANLTPVKAEIYAGEGIAQVIFLSAEKECEKSYKDAAGKYQESKGIILSR, encoded by the coding sequence ATTGTGGTTAAACCAGATAGATGGATAAAAGAGATGGGAGAAAAGATGATAACTCCTTTTTCACCTGAGAAAGTAAAAAAGGGGATTTCTTTTGGTGTCTCTTCGTATGGATATGATTTTATTTTATTTGATGAGTTTCTTATATTTAAAGGGAAGGGACCTGTATCACCTAAAAACTTAAAAGAATCTGATTTTGAAAAATTTAAAGGGAATATATGTACAATCCCTCCTAATAGTTTTGTTCTCGGTAGAAGTGCTGAATACTTCAGAATACCGAGAAATGTTATTGGAATCTGTTTTGGTAAATCCACCTATGCGAGATGCGGAGTAATTGTAAATGTAACTCCATTGGAGCCAGAATGGGAAGGACATATTACAGTTCAGATTGCTAACCTCACACCTGTAAAAGCAGAAATTTATGCTGGAGAAGGAATAGCACAGGTAATTTTTCTTTCTGCTGAAAAAGAGTGTGAGAAATCATATAAAGATGCTGCAGGAAAATATCAGGAATCAAAGGGCATTATATTATCTAGATAA
- the mnmE gene encoding tRNA uridine-5-carboxymethylaminomethyl(34) synthesis GTPase MnmE, which translates to MKKDTICAISTPLGISGIGIIRISGPDTYRIIGKIFRPAKRTIKISEVKTHTVYYGHIVDGERIIDEVLITVMKKPRSYTREDMAEIGCHGGLIPLKEVLSLCMKNGARQAEPGEFTKRAFLNGRIDLIQAESILEIIYSKTEKSLEISTQKLKGSFSSALAEIRTMLFKVISDIEAKINFPEEEDVKTCNTEILSETERIISYIDSILSRAGKGKILHQGINVAIIGRANAGKSSLLNALLREERAIVTEIPGTTRDILQEMINIRGIPVNIIDTAGIRKVRGKIEKMGIKKALEWMEKAEINLIVLDGNKKLNEYDHQLLNYIKDKKNYILIINKKDLLQKIEKQYLQKNFLNERIIYTSAKTGDGIETLEEKIYSIIQEGYGEKGDEIFLNIRQEGKIKEIREILMDTKQNVIKGVTIDIISEYLKRCIRKTDELIGKNISDEILNQIFSQFCIGK; encoded by the coding sequence ATGAAGAAAGATACCATATGTGCTATTTCAACTCCTTTAGGAATAAGTGGAATAGGAATTATAAGGATAAGTGGTCCTGATACATACAGGATTATTGGAAAAATATTTAGACCCGCAAAAAGAACAATAAAAATATCAGAGGTAAAAACCCATACAGTTTACTATGGACACATAGTTGATGGGGAAAGAATAATAGATGAAGTTCTTATCACTGTAATGAAAAAACCGAGGAGTTATACCAGAGAAGATATGGCTGAAATTGGATGTCATGGTGGATTAATTCCATTAAAAGAAGTCCTTTCTCTTTGTATGAAAAATGGAGCCAGACAGGCAGAACCAGGAGAGTTTACAAAGAGAGCATTTCTTAATGGAAGAATAGACCTTATTCAGGCAGAAAGTATTCTTGAAATTATTTATAGTAAGACAGAGAAATCGCTTGAGATATCTACACAAAAACTTAAAGGTTCTTTTTCTTCTGCTCTTGCAGAGATAAGAACAATGCTTTTCAAGGTAATATCAGATATTGAAGCAAAAATTAACTTCCCTGAAGAAGAAGATGTAAAAACATGTAATACCGAGATATTATCTGAAACAGAGAGAATAATTTCTTATATAGATTCCATCCTTTCTCGGGCAGGTAAAGGGAAAATACTACATCAGGGTATAAATGTGGCTATTATAGGAAGAGCCAATGCAGGTAAGTCCAGTTTACTCAATGCACTTTTGAGAGAGGAAAGAGCAATTGTTACCGAAATCCCAGGGACTACAAGAGATATACTTCAAGAGATGATAAATATCAGAGGAATACCTGTAAATATCATAGATACTGCAGGGATAAGAAAAGTAAGAGGTAAAATTGAAAAAATGGGGATAAAAAAAGCACTGGAATGGATGGAAAAGGCAGAGATTAATCTTATTGTCCTTGATGGTAATAAAAAGCTGAATGAGTACGACCATCAATTGCTTAATTATATAAAAGATAAAAAAAATTATATCCTTATTATAAACAAAAAAGACCTGCTACAGAAAATTGAGAAGCAGTATCTTCAAAAAAATTTTCTGAATGAAAGGATTATTTACACATCAGCCAAGACAGGTGATGGCATAGAAACCCTTGAAGAAAAAATATACAGTATTATACAGGAAGGTTATGGAGAAAAAGGAGACGAGATATTTCTTAATATAAGACAGGAAGGTAAAATAAAAGAGATAAGAGAAATTTTGATGGATACAAAACAAAATGTTATAAAAGGAGTTACTATAGACATTATATCAGAGTATTTGAAGAGATGTATTAGAAAAACAGATGAGTTAATAGGAAAAAACATATCCGATGAGATACTTAATCAGATATTTTCTCAATTTTGTATTGGGAAATAG
- a CDS encoding DUF1559 domain-containing protein translates to MLLPALSQAREKARQISCVNNLKQLYLAFALYADMYEGKLPPRDIGLAEMYPLCYINWTNFIRPVLEQGLANISISNWPKSPDIYYCPTGKRFVKDFTAQYGLPVEPSTTYIINTTPPPGDPGVKGKKIDGFWTDPDGKFGASNIWLLADPPLKNAGWVNYSHTGGINVSYLDGSVRWQKL, encoded by the coding sequence ATGTTGTTACCTGCGCTCAGTCAGGCAAGAGAAAAAGCGAGGCAGATAAGTTGTGTAAACAACTTAAAACAGTTATATCTCGCCTTTGCTTTATATGCTGATATGTATGAAGGGAAATTACCACCGAGGGATATAGGATTAGCAGAGATGTATCCTCTATGTTATATAAATTGGACAAATTTTATCAGACCTGTACTTGAACAAGGTCTTGCTAATATATCTATTTCAAACTGGCCTAAATCACCTGATATATATTATTGTCCAACAGGGAAAAGGTTTGTTAAGGATTTTACTGCACAATATGGACTACCTGTAGAGCCATCAACTACCTATATTATTAATACTACACCACCACCAGGAGACCCTGGAGTAAAAGGTAAGAAGATAGATGGTTTCTGGACAGACCCTGATGGAAAGTTTGGGGCATCAAATATATGGCTTCTTGCAGACCCTCCCTTAAAAAATGCGGGCTGGGTTAATTACTCACATACGGGCGGAATAAATGTTTCATATCTTGATGGAAGCGTAAGATGGCAAAAATTATAA
- a CDS encoding response regulator → MGSEKILIVDDEKPIIEYLERVLKHLGYTSVMSTEKAEEALNILQKKRIDLLLADIHMPGMGGLWLLGKIKEFNIDTNVIVITASHNFEDAITALNSGADRYILKPLHIGDINHVIKNVLEKRRLIIENREYQQHLEQKVVERTREIQEMMKLLQISKDKIKQSYIESVQRLTVIAEYRDEETGSHIKRIGLYAKVMAEELGLSADDVETIYIASPMHDLGKVSIPDHILLKQGPLTLDEFEMMKQHTIIGAKILHGSDSEFIKTAEKIALTHHERWDGSGYPYGIKKEEIPLESRILAIADTYDALRSSRPYKPPVDHITAYRIITEGDAKSSPEKFDPELLKIFKKISKKFEEIYQSHL, encoded by the coding sequence ATGGGAAGTGAAAAAATACTAATAGTAGATGATGAAAAACCTATCATTGAATATCTGGAAAGGGTTCTTAAACACCTCGGATATACTTCTGTAATGTCAACAGAAAAAGCAGAAGAAGCACTCAATATATTACAGAAAAAAAGAATTGATTTACTTTTAGCAGACATCCATATGCCAGGTATGGGTGGTCTCTGGCTGCTTGGAAAAATAAAAGAATTTAATATAGATACAAATGTTATTGTAATAACAGCGAGTCATAATTTTGAAGATGCTATTACTGCTTTAAATTCAGGTGCAGATAGATATATATTAAAACCATTGCATATAGGAGATATTAATCATGTGATAAAGAATGTACTGGAGAAAAGACGACTAATTATAGAGAATAGAGAATATCAGCAACATCTTGAACAGAAAGTAGTAGAAAGGACAAGAGAGATTCAAGAGATGATGAAACTTCTTCAAATATCTAAAGATAAGATAAAACAATCATATATTGAAAGTGTTCAACGTCTAACAGTAATCGCCGAATACAGGGATGAAGAAACGGGTTCTCATATAAAACGTATAGGACTTTACGCAAAGGTAATGGCAGAAGAATTAGGATTATCTGCTGATGATGTAGAGACAATATATATTGCAAGTCCAATGCATGATTTAGGAAAAGTTAGTATCCCTGACCATATACTTTTAAAACAAGGGCCCTTAACTTTAGACGAATTTGAGATGATGAAACAACATACAATTATAGGAGCGAAAATTTTACATGGGTCTGACTCTGAATTTATAAAAACAGCAGAAAAAATTGCGCTAACACATCATGAAAGATGGGACGGTAGTGGATATCCTTATGGAATTAAAAAAGAAGAAATACCTCTGGAAAGCAGGATACTTGCTATTGCTGATACATATGATGCTTTAAGAAGTTCTCGTCCTTATAAACCACCCGTAGACCACATAACTGCTTATAGAATTATAACTGAAGGAGATGCCAAATCCAGTCCTGAGAAATTTGACCCTGAATTATTGAAGATATTTAAAAAAATCAGCAAAAAATTTGAAGAGATATATCAATCCCACCTATAA
- a CDS encoding lipoyl synthase, which yields MRPIIPDNIKKRVSINSKSEQVKNILKRFNINTVCENAVCPNIYECFCKGYATFMILGNRCTRNCKFCGVLPLNKSTLPDIEEPENIAKAIKLLDMKYVVITSPTRDDLIDGGAEQFAITTKYIKQLNTTIKIELLIPDMQGNKHNLETIFKAKPDIISHNIETVPSLYPSIRPSSNYKTSLKVLKVIKEKGFITKSGFMVGLGESRNEVIELMHTLKNNGCDYLVIGQYLRPSKSAVPVKEFIPEEVFKEYEDTGKKLGFKNVFAGVFYRSSYLAEQLIQ from the coding sequence ATGAGACCAATTATTCCAGACAATATAAAAAAACGTGTGTCTATCAATAGTAAAAGTGAACAGGTTAAAAACATTTTAAAAAGATTTAATATCAATACCGTTTGTGAAAATGCTGTCTGTCCGAATATCTATGAGTGTTTCTGTAAAGGGTATGCTACTTTTATGATATTGGGAAATAGATGTACAAGAAACTGCAAGTTCTGTGGAGTTTTACCCTTAAATAAATCAACCTTACCGGATATAGAGGAACCAGAAAATATAGCAAAAGCGATAAAATTACTGGATATGAAATATGTAGTAATAACTTCTCCTACGAGAGACGACCTTATTGATGGAGGAGCCGAACAGTTTGCTATTACTACAAAGTATATAAAGCAATTAAATACTACTATAAAAATTGAATTACTCATTCCTGATATGCAAGGGAATAAGCACAATCTAGAAACAATTTTTAAAGCAAAACCAGATATAATCTCTCACAATATTGAAACAGTACCATCTCTTTATCCATCTATAAGACCCTCTTCTAATTATAAAACCTCTCTTAAAGTCCTAAAAGTAATAAAAGAAAAAGGATTTATTACAAAGTCAGGTTTTATGGTAGGATTAGGAGAAAGTAGAAATGAAGTAATAGAATTGATGCATACACTTAAAAATAACGGCTGTGATTATCTGGTTATCGGGCAGTATTTAAGACCATCAAAGTCCGCAGTACCTGTAAAAGAGTTTATTCCTGAAGAAGTGTTCAAAGAATATGAAGATACAGGTAAAAAACTTGGTTTTAAGAATGTATTTGCAGGGGTTTTTTATAGAAGTTCATATCTCGCTGAACAACTCATACAATAA